TTATCGGCCATATCAAGGGGCTGGCAGAGCTTTCGGACACAGCCTTTATCAAGTTCAGCTGTGTCAACGCCTTGTCCGGCGTCCATCACGAGTACACCGGCGGAAAGGAAATGTCGGGCCAGGTGGAGATGGTCATCAATTCCCTGGTCAGCGGCATCACTGCCGGGGAGAGCCGGAAGCTTTTAAACCTTTCCTGGCTGCTTGTCGAGAAGGACTATAGCCAGGTGGTCATGCGGGTGACAGAAACTTTTACAGAGGAAGCTCATGAACACCATCACCACGATGGAGAGGACTGTCCCATCTGCCACGGCCATCACCATAAAAATGGAAAATTGAAAATGGAAAATGAAAAATTTCGGAATGCTTTTGCTAAAGTCAAAAGCCATTAAAGCTGCGGATACAAGACCGCTGGCGCAATTTAAATTCTTAAAAAGACGATGTTTTAAAATAACAATGTCTTTTTTTAATGATATTTTAGTATAGTAATTATAAAAAGCAAGATATTACCGAAAAGTATAGGAATCGTCCAAAGACAGAAAGCCTTGCTGGGTGTATTATAATATCATAAATAATTATTTAATAAGTCCCGCGGGGTTATAATGATGTATATTTTAATAAAGAGGAGTGTATTAAAGCGTTAAAGAGATGTATTAAAAAAGTATAATTTAGGATTAGGGAGGCTCTTATGGAATTTAAAGTAATCACAAATCTGATGGCAGATCTGGAAGAAGAAAAGCTCATAGTGTTTGTGGATGAATTTTTAGCTTTAGATCCATCGAGGGAAGAAGGATTAAATGTGATTGAAGCCTGCCGTCGGGGAACGGAGAAGGTCGGAACACTTTTTGAGACTGGGGAATACTTTGCAGGGGATTTGTTACTGGCAGGCCAGCTCTTTAAAGAGGTAAAAAAACGGCTGGAACCTGTGGTCGGCAGCAAAATGGATGACCTGAAGTCTGGCGCCATTGCCCTTGGCCCTGTTTATGGAGATGGACAGGGGGACGGGAATGCGATTTTCCGGCGCCTGGTGGAAATGGCCGGGTTCATTGTCATCAACCCTTGTTACAAAGACTCCCTTCAGCATTCAACGAACTAAAAAGTGGAGGATACAAAAATGGCAAAGAAATTTGATAAACTGGCAATTAATAATCTGGATGATTTTATTTACGGTTCCTGCCCGAACCCAGTCACCACCAAGAGCGGCATGGTCATCGGCGGCGGCACCATCTATCCGGAAATCAACTTCACGCTTCCAGGCATGGATGTCAACGATGCGACCATCAACAAGGCTCTGGGCATTTATTCAAACATCATTGACGGTGTGCTCAAAAGGGCGGCAGAGCTCTACGCGCCCGGCGTACTGGTCGAATTTGAAACTGTGCCGGACTTTACCGAGCATCCTAAATATGGGATTGACGCCAACCGTATTTTAATCAATGGCATTAAGGAAGCGGCAGACAAGTACGGTCTTAAGGCATCACTGCGGACCACCCCCAACGACCTGCGCGAAATGAGCCGTCCTCCGGTCATGCGCGGCGGCAAGTACTGGGATACCATGCTGGAGCTGTACGAACAGTGCGCCAAGGATGGATCGGACTTTTTATCCATCGAATCGACCGGGGGTAAGGAAATCAATGACGAAGCCCTCGTAAAGGCCGATATCCGAAAAGCCATTTTCGCCATGGGCGTGCTGGGCTGCCGTGATATGGAATACCTCTGGGGCAACCTGGTTAAATTATCCGACGCTAACGGCTGCTTCGCCGCTGGCGACTCTGCCTGCGGCTTTGCCAACACCGCCATGGTGCTGGCTGAAAAAGGCTTTATCCCCCATGTGTTCGCAGCCGTTATGCGTGTTGTGGCAGTGCCGAGAGCGCTGGTGGCCTTTGAACAGGGCGCGGTTGGCCCGAGCAAGGACTGCGCCTATGAAGGCCCATACCTCAAGGCCATTACCGGCAGCCCCATCGCCATGGAAGGTAAGAGCGCTGCTGGCGCCCACCTGAGCCCCATTGGCAACATCGCGGCAGCGGTGGCCGATACCTGGAGTAATGAATCCATCCAGCAGGTTAAGCTTTTATCCGAAATGGCGCCTGTAGTTGGCATGGAGCAGCTTGTGTACGACTGCCGCCTCATGAACGTGGCCAAGGAAAAGGGCCAGGGCCTTATGATGCGCGACCTGCTCGTTGAATCTGACGCGCCGCTGGATGTCCAGGCATGGGTTTTAAGACCCGATGTTGTGATTAAGATCGCCGGCGGGCTGGTGAAAGAGCAGGATAATTTCCTGAGAACCAAACTGGCCGCCAAATTAACCATTAACGAGCTGCGCGACGCCATCCAGGCCGAAAAGGTTAAGGCTGACCGCCGCGACATGAAATGGCTCGACAAGATGGAAAAAGCAGTGGACAAGATTCCAGACGATCCGGAACAGTTCTATGCAGAAATCAAACCAGAGCTGGACATGGACAAATGGCATCCTGAAGGCTACGGCTTAAAGGCTTAACTTTTGATATTAATAATCTAAAAACAGAACAAAAAATTCACTATTAAACATTTTTAAAAATTGGATAATTCCTTCCGGTGCGGCTTAGTACACACTGCGCGCCGGAAGAGCAGGTAAGCAGTTTTAATCAGGAATAAAAACAAAAATCGGAGGATATAAAAATGGCAATTTTAGAAGATATTCAAAACTGTGTGTTAGACGGCGAGCTGGATGAAATCAAGGATCTGGTGCAGAAGGCAGTGGATGAGGGAATCGACCCTGCCACCATCATCAACGACGGCCTGATCGGCGGCATGAACATTGTCGCGCCGCTGTTTAAGAGCGGTGAAATGTTTGTCCCGGAAGTCATGGAATCCGCGGATACCATGAACGAAGGCATGCAGGTGGTTAAGCCCCTGATCACCGATGCGGATATGCCCACCAAGGGTAAGGTCATCATCGGCACCGTCAACGGTGACCTGCACGACATCGGTAAAAACCTGGTGGTCTTAATGATGGAAAGCCGGGGCTACACCGTAGTAGACCTGGGTGTGGATGTGAAGGAAGACCAGTTTGTACAAGCCATCAAAGAACACAAGCCGGACATTGTAGGCATGTCCTCACTGCTCACCACCACCATGATGAAGATTGACGATACCATCAAGGTTATCAACGACGCAGGCGTCCGGGGCGATGTCAGGATCATCATCGGCGGCGCGCCCATCTCACAGGAATTTGCCGATGATGTGGGCGCGGACGGCTACTCAGAGGACGCCTCCACCGCCGTTGAGCTTTGCGACCGCATGATGGCAATGTAGCAGACAGCGAATAAAATTTTGACGAACAGGAGGCATCCTATATGCTGACAATTGTTGGTGAACTCATTAATACCAGCCGCCCCGCAGTCAAGGAGGCGGTAAACAACAAAGATGAAGCGTTCATCCGGGAGCTTGCCAGAAAGCAGGCAGACGCCGGTGCGACCTATATCGACGTCAACTGTGGTAATATGGTCAAGAATGAACTGGAAATAATGGAATGGCTTGTGAACATTGTTCAGGACGAGGTCGACACCCCCCTGTGCATTGACAGCCCCGACGCCAGGGCGCTGGACGTGGGTCTGGCGCTTTGTAAGAATGGCCGTCCCATGATCAATTCCATCTCCGACGAGGACGAGCGTTACGAATCGGTTCTTCCTCTGATTAAAAAGTATAACGCAAAAATCGTCGTGCTGTGCATGGACTCCACTGGTATGCCCGAAACCTCAGCCGACCGCATGAAGGTTGTAAAGAACCTCCATGCCAAGCTTAAGGCCGAAGGCATCGCCGATGACGACATGTATTTTGACCCGCTGGTCAAGCCCATCAGCAGCGTTACCAGCGCCGGAGAGGAAGTGCTTGACACCATCCGGCAGATCCGGCAGGATTACCCTGATGTACACTTTATGTGCGGTTTGAGCAATATTTCCTATGGCCTGCCGAACCGCAGCATCCTCAATCGTTTGTTTGTTGTCCAGACAATGACCCTGGGGATGGACGGCTACGTCCTTGACCCCACCAATGGCAAAATGATGGCGGATATCATCACCGCCACAGCCCTCCTGGGCAAGGATAACTATTGCAGCAAATATATTAAAGCCCACCGAAAGGGCAAGCTTGACGCATCGCCTGACGCGTAACCCGATGATTTCATTCTCCAAGTGAAATGATCACCCCTCTATGGCCGGCGGCAGGTTGCCGCTGGCTGCTCATCAATTGAATCAATCATTTAAGAAAATAACCCTTCAAAAAAATTTTTAACATTTAACAGTAAGCATCTTAACAGTAAAAAAGGATGCCCTCTTTTAGGGGCATCCTTTTTCAGCATTCACTGGAGATACGCCGAAACGGCGTACCTCCAGGCGGAGCGTATCAATCTCTTACAGAACCCTCACTCTGATGGTTTAATTAATCCTTGCCCCAGGCGTAAAAGCACTGTATAATAGATATAATGAGAAACTGAGGAGCCTGTATATGAAAAAGATTGAGGAAAAGGCAGTCGCCTTTGCAAAATCCATATGGGAGGATTATCTCATCAACCGCGATCTGCTGAAGCTGACCAGTGTATTTGATGACAACGCTTCCTATATCGGCACCGGAGACGGCGAAATCTGTTATAGTCTGGAACAGGTTCGCACAGCGCTCTTGGGTGAGACTAAGGAGTGGAGCGGCCATTTTACCATTGATGACCAGTGGTATGAGGTACGGGTCATGAGTGACGAATTTGTCGTTGTTTTTGGAGGCTTTGACGCCCATGAGGCCAGTGACAACCCATTGGTTGCGGCCATGCACACCCGATTTTCCCTGACACTGCGGGTAAGCGGTGATACCTTTAAGATTATCCACCTGCACCACTCAGTCCCAAACTTAGAACAGCTGGAGGGAGAGTTCTTTCCTAAGACCATTACGGAAAAACGCAACGAGGAATTCCGTCACGCCCTTGAGCAGAAAACCAACGAACTCAGGCGGCTGGCTCAGCTGGACTCGCTGACCGGCCTTTTGAACCGGGTCAGTGTCGAGCAGGAGATCAACACCTGCCTCGAGCAGGGCACCAGGGGTGTGCTGCTGATGATTGATATTGATGATTTTAAGGAGATTAACGACGTGTTCGGCCATCTGGCCGGCGATACTGTGCTCAAGGTCCTGTCCAACCGGATACGCGAGAGCTTTGGCGGCCAGAGCATCATGGGCCGTGTGGGCGGCGACGAGTTCGTGGTCTTTGCAGAAAAGACAGCTGACCGGGCAGGCATCGGCCAGACTGCGCAAAAGTTCTGTGAGATTGTCACACAGCCTGTCATGGATATTCCCGGCTGCAGCATCACTGTGAGCATTGGCATTGCCCAGTCGCCGGACAACGGCAGCACCTACAGCGCACTGGTGCGTTCGGCCGATCAGGCCCTGTACGCGCGCAAGAAAAACAGTAAAAACGGCTATGTATTCGCCGGTTAAACGGCAGTGAGAGCGGCTTAGAGGCTGCTCTTTTTATTTAGGCGCCAAAAAAGCGAAAAAAATACTTAAATTTTGTCACAGCGGACTTTGGCGGTCGTCTAATCCTGTATAAGCATAAAGGAGGAAACATGATGATTTCAGAAAAAGAGATGAACACTTTTATCCGACGCGCCGTAGAAGGGGATAAGGACGCACTGGGGACAGTGCTGGAATCGGTCCAGGATATGGTTTTTAACCTGTCACTGCGCATGATGGGGATGATTGAGGACGCCGAGGACGCCACCCAGGAGATCATGATCCGTGTTATGACAAGCCTGTCGTCCTTCAAGGGAGAGAGCCTTTTCTCCACCTGGGTTTACCGCATCGCCAAAAACTATCTGGTGGATTACCGCCGTTCGCGTTTTGACCGTCAGCCCCTCACCTTTGATTTTTATGCCCGCGATATTGAGCAGGGCATGGCCGAGCGCTGCCCGGACCCCCAGGCTGGGGTGGACGCCGAGCTTCTGGCCGAGGAGCTGAAGCTTTCCTGTACCAATGTCATGCTGCAATG
The DNA window shown above is from Eubacterium limosum and carries:
- a CDS encoding methyltetrahydrofolate cobalamin methyltransferase: MTIVGELINTSRPAVKEAVNNKDEAFIRELARKQADAGATYIDVNCGNMVKNELEIMEWLVNIVQDEVDTPLCIDSPDARALDVGLALCKNGRPMINSISDEDERYESVLPLIKKYNAKIVVLCMDSTGMPETSADRMKVVKNLHAKLKAEGIADDDMYFDPLVKPISSVTSAGEEVLDTIRQIRQDYPDVHFMCGLSNISYGLPNRSILNRLFVVQTMTLGMDGYVLDPTNGKMMADIITATALLGKDNYCSKYIKAHRKGKLDASPDA
- a CDS encoding GGDEF domain-containing protein translates to MKKIEEKAVAFAKSIWEDYLINRDLLKLTSVFDDNASYIGTGDGEICYSLEQVRTALLGETKEWSGHFTIDDQWYEVRVMSDEFVVVFGGFDAHEASDNPLVAAMHTRFSLTLRVSGDTFKIIHLHHSVPNLEQLEGEFFPKTITEKRNEEFRHALEQKTNELRRLAQLDSLTGLLNRVSVEQEINTCLEQGTRGVLLMIDIDDFKEINDVFGHLAGDTVLKVLSNRIRESFGGQSIMGRVGGDEFVVFAEKTADRAGIGQTAQKFCEIVTQPVMDIPGCSITVSIGIAQSPDNGSTYSALVRSADQALYARKKNSKNGYVFAG
- a CDS encoding methanol--corrinoid methyltransferase, yielding MAKKFDKLAINNLDDFIYGSCPNPVTTKSGMVIGGGTIYPEINFTLPGMDVNDATINKALGIYSNIIDGVLKRAAELYAPGVLVEFETVPDFTEHPKYGIDANRILINGIKEAADKYGLKASLRTTPNDLREMSRPPVMRGGKYWDTMLELYEQCAKDGSDFLSIESTGGKEINDEALVKADIRKAIFAMGVLGCRDMEYLWGNLVKLSDANGCFAAGDSACGFANTAMVLAEKGFIPHVFAAVMRVVAVPRALVAFEQGAVGPSKDCAYEGPYLKAITGSPIAMEGKSAAGAHLSPIGNIAAAVADTWSNESIQQVKLLSEMAPVVGMEQLVYDCRLMNVAKEKGQGLMMRDLLVESDAPLDVQAWVLRPDVVIKIAGGLVKEQDNFLRTKLAAKLTINELRDAIQAEKVKADRRDMKWLDKMEKAVDKIPDDPEQFYAEIKPELDMDKWHPEGYGLKA
- a CDS encoding cobalamin B12-binding domain-containing protein, yielding MAILEDIQNCVLDGELDEIKDLVQKAVDEGIDPATIINDGLIGGMNIVAPLFKSGEMFVPEVMESADTMNEGMQVVKPLITDADMPTKGKVIIGTVNGDLHDIGKNLVVLMMESRGYTVVDLGVDVKEDQFVQAIKEHKPDIVGMSSLLTTTMMKIDDTIKVINDAGVRGDVRIIIGGAPISQEFADDVGADGYSEDASTAVELCDRMMAM
- a CDS encoding B12-binding domain-containing protein yields the protein MEFKVITNLMADLEEEKLIVFVDEFLALDPSREEGLNVIEACRRGTEKVGTLFETGEYFAGDLLLAGQLFKEVKKRLEPVVGSKMDDLKSGAIALGPVYGDGQGDGNAIFRRLVEMAGFIVINPCYKDSLQHSTN
- a CDS encoding RNA polymerase sigma factor, which produces MMISEKEMNTFIRRAVEGDKDALGTVLESVQDMVFNLSLRMMGMIEDAEDATQEIMIRVMTSLSSFKGESLFSTWVYRIAKNYLVDYRRSRFDRQPLTFDFYARDIEQGMAERCPDPQAGVDAELLAEELKLSCTNVMLQCLDAESRCIYVLGAMFRIDSAMGADIFDTTPENYRQKLSRIRRQVNDFLKKYCGLSGSGMCACNKRLGYAVGQKRLDPARLEYSALEVCKREMENMDALAGVFESLPEYRVPENARAFIDSLVASDSMASIQEAGRI